The following coding sequences lie in one Candidatus Neptunochlamydia sp. REUL1 genomic window:
- a CDS encoding ATP-dependent Clp protease ATP-binding subunit has product MFDKFTNRAKQVIKLAKKEAQRLNHNYLGTEHILLGLLKLGQGIAVNVLRNLNVDYDTVLAEVERLVGFGPEIQVYGDPALTGKVKKVFEYANEEAAALNHNYVGTEHLLLALLRQTDGVATQILENLNINLKEVRKEVLKELETFNLQLPPMGMSGSPSTPRQERASSAPGSEKLPALRAYGHDLTELCREGKLDPVIGRKNEVERLILILCRRRKNNPVLIGEAGVGKTAIVEGLAHSIVNGEAPDHLTKKKLISLDLTLMIAGTKYRGQFEERIKAVMDEVKKHGNILLFIDELHTIVGAGAAEGAIDASNILKPALSRGEIQCIGATTLDEYRKHIEKDAALERRFQKIQVAPPSVEEATEIITGLKEKYQEHHKCIYTEEAIRSAVYLSDRYITGRFLPDKAIDLIDEAGAKARISMLHQPQEIHQLEIQIEELRKAKEESIGKQEYEKAANLRDNEKNLREKLAKEITLWEKNKEENQVVVDEDDVASVVAKHTRIPMSRLTEGEASKVLKMHEILKDYIVGQEKALDTVCRSLRRSKADIKDPNRPIGAFLLLGPTGVGKTLLAKQLAIHMFGGEDALIQVDMSEYMEKFAVSRMTGSPPGYVGHEEGGQLTEQVRRRPYSVVLFDEVEKAHPDVMNLLLQILEDGKLTDSMGRKVDFRNTIILMTSNLGSDLIRRTTEVGFGVKEGMPDYNTMKDKIDKAVKKHFKPEFINRLDDLVIFKALDKDNLMKIIEIEVAKLKARLERKNIIIQLTGNVKTHLVDKGHQPEMGARTLRRCIEQLLEDPLAEKLLLEGDEPKQIVIDFKDEKITFTDEDLPKEEKKKEKKKKLAGSTTTKDEEES; this is encoded by the coding sequence ATGTTTGATAAGTTCACAAACCGGGCCAAGCAGGTCATAAAACTCGCTAAGAAAGAGGCTCAACGCCTCAATCATAATTACTTGGGAACGGAACACATTCTGCTCGGCCTCCTCAAGCTGGGGCAAGGGATTGCAGTGAACGTACTGCGCAATCTCAATGTCGATTACGACACTGTCTTGGCTGAAGTGGAACGCCTTGTGGGCTTTGGACCTGAGATTCAAGTTTATGGGGACCCAGCTCTCACTGGAAAGGTGAAGAAGGTCTTTGAATATGCAAACGAAGAAGCGGCCGCTCTAAACCATAATTATGTGGGAACAGAGCACCTTCTCCTAGCACTCTTAAGACAGACTGATGGTGTTGCCACTCAAATCCTAGAAAATCTCAATATCAACCTAAAAGAAGTTCGAAAAGAGGTTCTAAAAGAGCTTGAAACCTTTAACCTTCAACTTCCTCCAATGGGAATGTCTGGGTCTCCTTCAACGCCTCGGCAAGAAAGAGCTTCATCTGCGCCTGGATCAGAAAAGCTCCCAGCACTTCGTGCTTATGGACATGACCTGACAGAACTTTGCCGGGAAGGAAAGCTTGACCCTGTGATTGGAAGAAAAAATGAAGTCGAGCGCCTGATCTTAATCCTCTGCCGTCGCCGAAAAAACAACCCTGTTCTTATTGGAGAAGCCGGTGTTGGTAAAACGGCAATTGTTGAAGGGCTTGCACACTCAATTGTGAATGGAGAAGCCCCCGATCACCTGACAAAGAAAAAGCTCATTTCTCTTGATCTGACCCTTATGATTGCGGGAACGAAGTACCGAGGACAGTTCGAAGAGCGTATCAAAGCGGTCATGGATGAAGTGAAGAAGCATGGAAACATCCTTCTCTTTATCGATGAACTTCATACAATTGTGGGAGCAGGAGCTGCTGAAGGCGCGATTGATGCTTCAAATATTTTAAAACCCGCTCTTTCGCGTGGAGAAATTCAGTGTATTGGTGCCACAACCCTTGATGAATACCGAAAACATATTGAAAAAGATGCCGCCTTAGAGCGTCGATTCCAGAAAATTCAAGTCGCTCCTCCCTCTGTGGAAGAAGCAACAGAAATCATCACAGGACTCAAAGAAAAATATCAAGAACACCACAAGTGTATCTATACCGAAGAAGCAATTCGAAGCGCTGTTTACCTTTCTGATAGGTACATCACAGGACGGTTTCTCCCCGATAAAGCAATCGACTTAATCGATGAAGCAGGTGCAAAAGCGCGGATCTCGATGCTTCACCAGCCTCAAGAGATTCATCAGCTCGAGATTCAAATTGAGGAACTCCGCAAAGCTAAAGAGGAGTCGATTGGTAAGCAGGAGTATGAAAAAGCTGCAAACCTTCGCGATAATGAAAAAAATCTGCGCGAAAAACTCGCCAAAGAAATCACCCTTTGGGAAAAGAATAAAGAAGAGAATCAAGTTGTTGTTGATGAAGATGATGTTGCATCTGTCGTAGCAAAACACACCCGCATCCCCATGTCTCGCTTGACAGAAGGGGAGGCATCGAAAGTTCTCAAAATGCACGAGATCCTAAAAGATTATATCGTTGGACAGGAGAAGGCACTCGATACAGTCTGTCGCTCTCTTCGTCGCAGCAAGGCCGATATCAAAGATCCTAATCGTCCCATCGGTGCCTTCCTCCTTCTTGGACCCACAGGGGTTGGTAAAACCCTCCTTGCCAAGCAACTTGCCATTCATATGTTTGGTGGAGAAGACGCCCTGATCCAAGTTGACATGTCTGAATACATGGAGAAGTTCGCGGTGAGCCGCATGACAGGATCGCCTCCAGGATACGTAGGGCACGAGGAAGGTGGCCAGCTTACCGAACAGGTCCGTCGTCGCCCTTACTCTGTTGTCCTCTTTGACGAAGTCGAAAAAGCTCATCCTGATGTGATGAATCTCCTCCTTCAAATTCTTGAAGATGGAAAACTCACTGATTCTATGGGACGCAAAGTGGATTTCCGTAACACGATTATCCTCATGACGTCTAATCTTGGCTCTGACTTAATCCGCCGCACAACTGAGGTTGGCTTTGGAGTTAAAGAGGGGATGCCTGACTACAATACCATGAAAGATAAGATCGACAAAGCGGTGAAAAAACACTTCAAGCCAGAATTTATTAATCGTCTAGATGACCTCGTCATCTTCAAAGCTCTTGATAAGGATAACCTCATGAAAATCATTGAGATTGAGGTTGCAAAACTCAAAGCGCGACTCGAAAGAAAAAATATCATTATTCAGCTCACCGGTAATGTGAAAACCCATCTTGTTGACAAAGGACATCAGCCTGAAATGGGTGCTCGTACTTTGCGTCGCTGCATCGAACAACTCCTTGAAGATCCTCTTGCTGAGAAACTTCTTCTCGAAGGTGATGAACCTAAGCAGATCGTCATCGATTTTAAGGATGAAAAGATCACATTCACCGATGAAGATCTTCCTAAAGAAGAGAAGAAAAAAGAGAAAAAGAAAAAACTCGCTGGCTCAACAACCACGAAGGATGAAGAAGAGAGTTAA
- the hemG gene encoding protoporphyrinogen oxidase, with protein MEKVVIVGGGISGLAARYRLSRQFPEAEITLYEKSGRLGGCIESSQDPYFFERGPRTIKASRSGALLQLIEELDLQSEIIYSSKNARKRYLWVDQKLRSLSSFIPKLIPALLREWRQPYPWAGDESIASFVERRLGKFAAETLFDPLTLGIFAGDIHHLSISACFPELKAMEQRYGSLTRAFFKRKKEKKTKGLLTLKGGLQILIDRLVEQGKGAIHVNTPLEELPKERTILAVPSSVVPSFFKGDAVVETFFESVPSVPLTVVNIAFKEAGLTPQGFGYLVPSKENETILGVVFDSSIFPSQDQEGETRLTVMLRNGGREEALSALKRHLRIESFPSAVHVKTYPHAVPQYGVGHLERVDVFKEHLKEHYPHVTCIGNYLEGVSLDSCIKAG; from the coding sequence ATGGAAAAAGTTGTGATTGTTGGTGGGGGAATCTCGGGTCTTGCTGCACGGTACAGGCTTTCAAGGCAGTTCCCAGAGGCAGAAATTACTCTTTATGAAAAAAGTGGACGCCTTGGGGGGTGTATTGAGTCGTCGCAAGATCCTTATTTCTTCGAAAGGGGGCCCCGAACAATTAAGGCATCGCGCAGTGGCGCGCTTCTTCAGCTCATTGAGGAGCTCGACCTTCAATCGGAAATCATTTATTCAAGCAAAAATGCAAGAAAGCGCTATCTCTGGGTCGACCAAAAACTTCGTTCTCTTTCCTCTTTTATTCCTAAGCTTATTCCAGCGCTTCTTAGAGAATGGCGCCAACCTTACCCTTGGGCTGGCGATGAGTCGATTGCCTCTTTTGTAGAGCGGCGTCTTGGAAAATTTGCAGCCGAAACGTTGTTTGATCCTTTGACCCTGGGAATTTTTGCAGGAGATATCCATCACCTTTCGATTTCTGCCTGCTTCCCAGAGCTTAAAGCAATGGAGCAAAGGTATGGATCGCTGACACGCGCATTTTTTAAACGAAAAAAAGAGAAAAAAACAAAAGGACTTCTGACTCTAAAGGGAGGACTTCAAATCCTTATCGATCGACTTGTCGAACAAGGAAAAGGCGCGATTCATGTGAACACTCCACTAGAGGAACTGCCAAAAGAGAGGACAATTCTTGCCGTTCCATCTTCAGTTGTTCCCTCCTTTTTTAAAGGAGACGCTGTCGTGGAAACTTTTTTCGAATCGGTCCCCTCTGTTCCCTTAACTGTTGTGAATATTGCCTTCAAGGAAGCAGGACTTACTCCACAAGGATTTGGGTATCTCGTTCCCTCCAAAGAAAATGAAACAATTTTAGGAGTTGTATTTGATTCCTCAATCTTTCCAAGTCAAGACCAAGAAGGGGAAACACGTCTGACTGTTATGCTCCGCAATGGAGGGAGAGAAGAAGCCCTTTCTGCACTCAAACGACATCTAAGGATCGAATCATTTCCTTCAGCAGTGCATGTCAAAACGTATCCTCATGCCGTTCCGCAATATGGAGTGGGTCATCTCGAAAGAGTCGACGTTTTTAAAGAACATCTTAAAGAGCATTATCCTCATGTGACCTGTATTGGCAATTATCTTGAGGGAGTGTCATTGGATAGTTGTATCAAAGCAGGTTGA
- the hemF gene encoding oxygen-dependent coproporphyrinogen oxidase: MMQTICEREEKIVADLKLLRDEIIAGFENFEPTALFERKEWDHHSGGGGEISVIRGDVFEKAAVNWSGVKGTKLPFNDEEEPFFATGVSLITHMKNPFMPTVHMNVRYIRTGDRWWFGGGYDLTPMGFDKNEDTKHFHGVAKKALGESLYNEFSKNAADYYTIKHWKKERGVGGIFFDYYNTGDFEKDYGMWKEVGSTFLDAILPVYEKRKDTPYTEKDKAVQNRLRAHYVEFNLLYDRGTKFGFTSGGNPEAILCSMPPTATW; the protein is encoded by the coding sequence ATGATGCAAACAATATGCGAAAGGGAAGAAAAAATTGTTGCCGATTTGAAATTGCTTCGAGATGAGATTATTGCGGGTTTCGAAAATTTTGAGCCCACGGCACTCTTCGAAAGAAAAGAGTGGGACCATCATAGCGGCGGCGGCGGCGAAATTTCGGTGATTCGCGGAGATGTTTTCGAAAAGGCTGCGGTTAATTGGTCTGGAGTCAAAGGAACAAAGCTCCCTTTTAATGACGAGGAAGAACCTTTTTTTGCAACAGGAGTCAGTCTAATCACCCACATGAAAAATCCTTTTATGCCTACGGTTCACATGAATGTCCGATACATTCGAACCGGTGACAGGTGGTGGTTTGGAGGAGGATATGACTTGACGCCAATGGGCTTTGATAAAAATGAAGACACGAAGCATTTCCACGGAGTTGCAAAAAAAGCCCTTGGAGAGTCTCTCTACAATGAATTTTCAAAAAACGCTGCAGATTACTACACTATTAAGCATTGGAAAAAAGAACGTGGCGTGGGTGGAATTTTTTTTGATTATTACAACACGGGAGACTTTGAGAAAGACTACGGGATGTGGAAAGAGGTAGGCTCTACCTTTTTAGATGCGATCCTTCCTGTTTATGAAAAACGGAAAGATACTCCTTATACCGAAAAAGACAAAGCGGTGCAAAATCGATTGCGCGCCCACTATGTGGAGTTCAATCTTCTTTATGATCGGGGAACAAAGTTTGGGTTTACATCAGGAGGCAATCCAGAAGCAATCTTATGCTCCATGCCTCCCACTGCTACGTGGTGA
- the hemE gene encoding uroporphyrinogen decarboxylase: MISSAVSSPPRFLNALACKNTAERPPVWIMRQAGRYLPEYQAIRQKYPLEEMFRNPELIFEITKQPLDIIGVDAAILFADILHVPLALGLDVSFPGKGGPVVSPKIGEGNDLLHVQPKPVEEALSFVKEGIHLLKKEIDVPLIGFCGGPFTVMTYMTGKKVKKWLYSDPESAFELLQVITNQSIAYLKMQVEAGVDAIQIFDSWANLLSRTEFCRFAQPFLKQIVEAVDVPVILFSRAASHFVSEFVALRPDAISFDWTYPLHEVRKRVPGTIAVQGNLDPEILYAPPAAIQQETEKMLRSMEGDPGYIVNLGHGVLPDIPVDHVRAFVDTVKNFSPRSSGRHGA; this comes from the coding sequence ATGATATCCTCAGCCGTCTCCTCACCTCCTAGGTTTTTAAACGCCCTAGCATGCAAAAATACGGCTGAGCGTCCTCCTGTTTGGATCATGCGGCAGGCCGGACGCTATCTTCCAGAGTATCAGGCAATCCGCCAAAAATATCCTCTCGAGGAAATGTTTCGCAATCCTGAGCTGATTTTTGAAATTACGAAGCAACCACTCGATATTATTGGAGTGGATGCAGCGATCCTTTTTGCAGATATCCTTCATGTTCCCTTAGCTCTAGGACTCGATGTCTCTTTTCCTGGAAAGGGGGGGCCTGTTGTTTCTCCCAAAATAGGAGAGGGGAATGATCTTCTTCACGTCCAACCAAAACCTGTGGAAGAAGCGCTCTCATTTGTTAAAGAAGGGATTCATCTATTGAAAAAGGAAATCGATGTTCCTCTGATTGGCTTTTGTGGAGGCCCCTTTACTGTTATGACGTATATGACGGGGAAGAAGGTAAAGAAGTGGCTTTATTCCGATCCTGAAAGCGCCTTTGAGCTTCTTCAGGTGATTACCAATCAGAGTATTGCTTATCTCAAGATGCAAGTGGAGGCGGGGGTTGATGCTATTCAGATTTTTGACTCATGGGCAAACCTCCTTTCGCGAACGGAGTTTTGCCGCTTTGCTCAACCATTTTTAAAGCAAATTGTCGAAGCTGTTGATGTTCCCGTTATTCTTTTTTCGCGCGCCGCTTCGCATTTTGTTTCGGAATTTGTTGCTTTGAGACCTGATGCTATTAGTTTTGATTGGACCTATCCTCTTCATGAGGTTCGGAAGCGCGTGCCAGGAACCATTGCCGTGCAAGGCAACCTTGATCCCGAGATTCTTTATGCTCCCCCAGCAGCGATTCAACAAGAGACAGAGAAAATGCTTCGAAGCATGGAAGGGGACCCTGGATATATTGTAAACTTAGGACATGGGGTCCTGCCCGATATTCCTGTTGATCATGTCCGGGCATTTGTTGACACTGTCAAAAATTTCTCACCACGTAGCAGTGGGAGGCATGGAGCATAA
- the tkt gene encoding transketolase, whose translation MQGSFKMDSALKKILEKTANTIRQLSFEAVQKANSGHPGLPMGCAELGAYLYGHFLRHNPKNPQWMNRDRMILSAGHGSMWLYSCLHLSGFDLSLDDIKHFRQLHSKTPGHPEYGETPGVESTTGPLGQGVGNAVGQALGLKLLEQKFNEEEHQILNAKIVCLAGDGCLMEGVSNEASSFAGHLCLDNLILIHDANKITLDGTLDQSSSEDVKARYKAYGFEVLEMDGNDLDSIDEVMSTIRESQTRPIYIECHTIIGKGSPNKANSSKAHGSPLGPDEVIAAKEALGLPEEEFYIPQSVKTFFEEKLSKQENLEGEWKQYFNTWQKAHPDLAKEYQAMLERVIPADLEARLNKIEFPASISGRKASQEVIQVLGNELPFLYGGSADLSGSDCTMMKQFPLVGQNDFKGRNIKYGIREFGMATIASGLFQTHMILPYVGTFFTFSDYLRNACRLACLAKYHVIYQFTHDSVFLGEDGPTHQPVEHLAALRAMPNLHVFRPGDSNEVKAAWLSALNYPYPTALVLTRQNLPTLKETALPFNEGAGRGGYILKKESGKCDYCLFATGSEISLAMDVAAALEKQGKQVRVVSLPCWELFDLQDKEYQQSVSGGELGQRVSIEAGVSFGWHRFIGDNGIAISIDEFGRSAPMSDIAKEFGFTVDDILSRLLTS comes from the coding sequence ATGCAAGGATCATTTAAAATGGATAGCGCACTCAAGAAAATTTTAGAGAAAACGGCAAATACGATTCGGCAACTTTCCTTTGAAGCTGTCCAAAAAGCAAACTCAGGACATCCGGGACTCCCAATGGGGTGCGCTGAGCTGGGCGCTTACCTTTATGGTCACTTTCTCCGCCATAATCCCAAAAATCCACAGTGGATGAATCGAGATCGGATGATTTTGTCTGCGGGACATGGATCGATGTGGCTCTACTCATGCCTTCACCTATCGGGGTTTGACCTCTCTCTTGATGATATCAAACATTTTCGGCAACTTCACTCAAAGACCCCAGGGCATCCGGAGTATGGAGAAACTCCAGGAGTTGAATCGACAACTGGACCCTTAGGACAAGGCGTTGGAAATGCCGTAGGACAAGCACTTGGTCTCAAACTTCTTGAGCAAAAGTTTAACGAAGAAGAGCACCAAATCTTGAATGCAAAAATCGTTTGTTTAGCAGGAGATGGATGCTTAATGGAAGGGGTTTCGAATGAAGCAAGCTCATTTGCTGGGCATCTTTGTTTGGATAATCTTATTTTGATTCATGATGCTAACAAGATCACCTTAGATGGAACACTCGATCAATCTTCTTCTGAAGATGTTAAGGCGCGGTACAAGGCTTACGGCTTCGAAGTTTTAGAGATGGATGGAAACGATCTTGATTCGATCGATGAAGTTATGAGTACGATTCGAGAAAGCCAAACCCGACCCATTTATATCGAATGCCACACCATTATCGGAAAAGGATCTCCCAACAAAGCCAATTCATCGAAAGCCCATGGCTCTCCACTTGGACCTGATGAAGTCATAGCAGCAAAAGAAGCATTGGGGCTTCCTGAAGAGGAGTTTTATATTCCTCAGTCGGTAAAAACCTTCTTTGAGGAAAAACTTTCTAAGCAAGAGAATTTAGAAGGGGAATGGAAACAGTATTTCAATACGTGGCAAAAGGCGCACCCTGATTTAGCAAAAGAATATCAAGCAATGCTTGAGAGGGTTATTCCTGCTGACTTAGAAGCAAGGCTTAATAAGATTGAGTTTCCCGCTTCCATTTCAGGGAGGAAAGCTTCACAGGAAGTGATCCAAGTTTTAGGAAATGAACTTCCCTTTCTTTATGGTGGCTCGGCGGATCTTTCGGGATCAGATTGTACCATGATGAAACAATTCCCTCTTGTTGGTCAAAATGACTTTAAAGGCCGCAACATTAAATATGGAATCCGCGAGTTTGGAATGGCAACGATTGCATCGGGCCTTTTCCAAACGCATATGATCCTCCCCTACGTGGGAACTTTTTTTACCTTTTCAGACTATTTGCGGAATGCCTGTCGCCTTGCGTGTTTAGCAAAGTACCATGTGATCTATCAATTCACCCACGACTCAGTCTTTTTGGGGGAAGATGGTCCGACGCACCAGCCTGTTGAACATTTAGCAGCTCTCCGTGCCATGCCAAACCTTCATGTCTTCCGTCCGGGAGATTCAAATGAAGTGAAAGCAGCTTGGCTCTCTGCGCTAAATTATCCCTACCCCACGGCATTGGTTCTCACGAGACAAAATCTTCCAACACTTAAGGAAACAGCCCTTCCCTTTAACGAAGGAGCTGGGCGCGGTGGATATATTTTGAAGAAAGAAAGCGGAAAATGTGACTATTGCCTCTTTGCAACGGGGTCCGAAATTTCTCTTGCAATGGATGTTGCTGCGGCACTTGAAAAGCAAGGGAAACAGGTGCGTGTTGTCTCGCTTCCCTGCTGGGAGCTCTTTGATCTCCAAGATAAAGAATATCAACAAAGCGTTAGTGGTGGCGAATTAGGACAGAGAGTTTCAATTGAAGCTGGAGTCAGTTTTGGTTGGCACCGCTTTATTGGAGATAATGGAATTGCGATCTCAATTGATGAGTTTGGCCGTTCTGCTCCAATGAGTGATATCGCAAAAGAATTTGGGTTTACAGTTGATGATATCCTCAGCCGTCTCCTCACCTCCTAG
- the alaS gene encoding alanine--tRNA ligase codes for MLSQEIRKKFLAYFKEKGHAVVPSSPTIPHDDPTLLFINAGMNQFKDVFLGKSERDYTRATSSQKCIRVGGKHNDLDNVGHTSRHMTFFEMLGNFSFGDYFKKEAIDFAWYVSTEIFQFDPKRVWVSVFETDDEAYELWKPHIDEKRIIRLGEEENFWSMGDTGPCGPCSEILYDRGEKFGTGSSPFEDPTGERYPEFWNLVFMQYNRDQNGKINPLPKQSVDTGAGLERVVSFMKEQDNVFQSDILSALITRVEELSGKKYDANDKHFAPAFHVIADHVRALAFAMADGAQPSNIERGYVLRKILRRAVRYGRLLGFQKPFLAEVFPTLVETMGDDYHELKSAQSQISEVLSIEEEGFFRTLRRGGNILNSIIEKAEKSARKEISGEAAFKLKDTYGFPLEEILLIAKDSELSVNLDAYELLEKQARDRSRQTRTSHKQIAESTIFEEFVKHHGTSEFFGYDKVELEGTIKGLIVEGKTVDTMEGGQEGLVILDKTPFYAEKGGQVGDRGTLIHGSALFNVADCQTPYAGVIAHQGVLKEGILMVGEPVVAKINEEWRGKIAKHHTATHLLHWALQKVLGSHIRQAGSLVEPGRLRFDFNHHKALTKEEIREIEQLVNEKIWENKPLKTYELQLEDVQNHPEIKQFFGEKYGKAVRVVDINGYSKELCGGTHVNNVGEIGYFRIAKEASIAKGVRRIEGVTGKEAEKLRYALEDQLKSIALTLKANIPKVEDSLKALVKENEGLKEKALFERKKHLNELTTTLLRTVKSVNNIPILSAIVDVEKKELNDLGTNILERMKTGVLLLCVIQGEQCQLFLRVSPDLVEQGIHANVLIKEIAAIVEGAGGGKKDTAQAGGKNTKGVIIAFDKIQEMLENP; via the coding sequence ATGCTCTCCCAAGAAATACGAAAAAAGTTCCTCGCCTACTTCAAAGAAAAGGGACATGCAGTCGTTCCCTCCTCTCCAACGATTCCTCATGATGATCCTACCCTCCTCTTTATCAATGCAGGAATGAACCAGTTCAAAGATGTCTTTCTTGGCAAATCAGAGCGCGACTACACAAGGGCAACCTCTTCTCAAAAGTGTATCCGTGTTGGAGGTAAGCATAACGATCTCGACAATGTGGGGCATACCTCGCGCCATATGACCTTCTTTGAAATGCTAGGGAATTTTTCTTTTGGAGACTATTTTAAGAAGGAAGCCATCGACTTCGCTTGGTATGTTTCCACAGAAATTTTTCAATTCGATCCCAAAAGAGTTTGGGTCTCCGTCTTTGAAACAGATGATGAAGCCTACGAGCTATGGAAACCCCATATTGATGAAAAGCGCATTATTCGGCTTGGAGAGGAGGAAAACTTTTGGTCGATGGGCGACACGGGCCCTTGTGGACCTTGCTCTGAGATTCTCTATGATCGTGGAGAAAAATTTGGAACGGGCTCAAGCCCTTTTGAAGACCCCACTGGCGAACGCTATCCTGAATTCTGGAATCTGGTGTTCATGCAATATAATCGCGATCAAAATGGGAAAATAAACCCCCTTCCCAAGCAAAGTGTCGATACCGGAGCTGGACTCGAGAGGGTCGTCTCTTTCATGAAGGAACAAGACAACGTCTTCCAATCTGACATCTTAAGTGCATTGATCACCCGCGTTGAAGAGCTGTCGGGGAAAAAGTATGACGCTAACGATAAACACTTCGCCCCCGCTTTTCATGTGATTGCCGATCATGTTCGAGCCCTTGCGTTTGCTATGGCAGATGGAGCGCAACCGAGCAACATCGAAAGAGGTTACGTTCTGAGAAAGATCCTCCGTCGCGCCGTCCGTTATGGGCGCCTTTTGGGGTTTCAAAAACCTTTCCTTGCAGAGGTTTTCCCCACTCTTGTTGAGACGATGGGAGATGATTATCATGAGCTCAAATCCGCACAAAGCCAAATTAGTGAAGTTCTTTCCATTGAGGAAGAGGGGTTTTTCCGCACACTGCGCCGCGGAGGAAACATCCTAAATTCGATCATTGAAAAAGCTGAAAAATCAGCGCGCAAAGAGATTAGTGGAGAGGCTGCCTTCAAGTTGAAAGATACCTATGGATTCCCTCTTGAGGAAATCCTCCTTATTGCGAAAGATAGTGAACTCTCCGTCAATTTGGATGCCTATGAGCTTCTTGAGAAACAAGCGCGCGACCGTTCGCGGCAAACGCGCACCTCTCACAAACAGATTGCCGAATCTACAATTTTTGAGGAATTTGTCAAACATCATGGGACCTCAGAATTTTTCGGGTACGATAAAGTAGAACTTGAAGGGACAATCAAAGGACTAATCGTTGAGGGAAAAACGGTTGATACAATGGAAGGAGGGCAAGAGGGCCTTGTCATCCTCGACAAAACTCCATTCTATGCTGAAAAAGGGGGGCAAGTCGGAGATCGAGGAACTCTAATTCATGGAAGTGCTCTCTTTAATGTCGCTGATTGTCAAACCCCCTATGCTGGAGTGATTGCTCATCAAGGAGTTCTTAAAGAAGGGATTCTAATGGTTGGTGAACCCGTTGTTGCAAAAATTAATGAAGAGTGGCGAGGGAAAATTGCAAAGCATCATACAGCTACCCACCTCCTTCACTGGGCTCTCCAAAAAGTACTGGGATCCCATATCCGTCAAGCAGGATCTCTTGTTGAACCAGGCCGCCTCCGCTTTGATTTTAACCACCATAAAGCATTGACTAAAGAAGAAATCAGAGAAATTGAGCAACTTGTCAATGAAAAAATCTGGGAGAACAAACCTCTAAAAACTTACGAGCTGCAGCTTGAAGATGTCCAAAATCACCCTGAAATTAAGCAATTTTTTGGGGAAAAATATGGGAAGGCTGTCCGTGTTGTTGATATCAATGGATACTCTAAAGAGCTTTGCGGGGGAACCCATGTCAATAATGTTGGAGAAATCGGGTACTTTCGTATTGCAAAAGAGGCAAGCATTGCTAAGGGAGTCCGCCGTATTGAAGGTGTCACTGGCAAAGAAGCTGAGAAACTTCGCTATGCCCTAGAAGACCAACTCAAGAGTATTGCCTTAACACTTAAAGCAAACATTCCCAAAGTTGAAGATTCTCTAAAGGCCCTCGTAAAAGAAAATGAAGGGCTCAAAGAAAAAGCTCTTTTTGAGCGAAAAAAACACCTTAACGAGCTTACTACAACTCTACTTAGAACTGTGAAGAGCGTCAACAATATCCCCATCCTTAGTGCTATCGTTGATGTTGAGAAAAAAGAACTCAATGACCTTGGAACCAATATTCTTGAGAGAATGAAAACAGGTGTCCTTCTTCTCTGCGTTATTCAAGGAGAACAGTGCCAGTTGTTCTTACGTGTTTCTCCCGACCTTGTCGAGCAAGGAATTCACGCCAATGTGCTTATCAAAGAGATTGCAGCAATTGTCGAAGGTGCTGGTGGCGGGAAAAAGGACACTGCACAGGCTGGCGGGAAGAACACCAAAGGCGTTATTATCGCCTTCGACAAGATTCAAGAAATGCTCGAAAACCCCTGA
- a CDS encoding transposase, translating to MPLGFIITAGQQSDIGQGEALLGNDYCDFLLADREYDSDPFRKILVERGITPVIPGRKSRKVTIQYDEHTYKERNAVERFFGRIKEFRRIATRYDKTGCMFKRALLFASIIMWCKL from the coding sequence ATGCCTTTAGGGTTTATTATTACTGCAGGTCAGCAATCTGATATTGGCCAGGGAGAAGCTCTTTTAGGAAATGATTACTGTGATTTTTTGCTTGCTGACAGAGAATATGATAGCGATCCATTTAGGAAAATCTTAGTAGAGAGAGGAATTACTCCGGTAATCCCTGGAAGAAAAAGTAGGAAAGTAACCATTCAGTATGATGAGCATACGTATAAAGAACGAAATGCTGTCGAAAGGTTCTTTGGACGCATTAAAGAGTTCCGAAGAATTGCAACACGTTATGATAAAACAGGTTGTATGTTTAAAAGAGCGCTCTTGTTTGCTTCGATCATCATGTGGTGTAAACTTTGA